The Thermococcus sp. sequence TGGGGAGGGGCCGGTTGCGGAATTTGTGTGGTTCGGCGTTGATGTCCCTATACATCCCGTCATTGAGACCACTAAAAATACCACGAGGATGGCCAGAACCACTTTCCATTTAGTCTTCATCTTTCCTCATCTCCACTATCCCACTACCTGTAACGGCGTAGTACCTTTCCCCAGCACATTTGAGGCAGAATGGTTTTCCCTCCATATAAATCACCTTTGTGGCCATAACAAGCTCACCACATTTCGCACATCGAACGCTTTCAAATATCGGTGCATGCTCTATCGGTTCAACCTTTACGCGTTCAACTTTGAACTCCCTCCTTGGAAGGTAGAGCATTTTCTTAGCTGTTTCCTCCCAGAGCTGCCAGAGTCTTTCCACTTCTTCGTCTGTGCCCTCCCTTCTTTTAACAACCCTGTCAAAAAGTTCTGTTGTCTCAGGTGTATAATACTTCTCCAGTTTCTCACCGTCGATGTAAACCCGGACTCCCTGCCAGTCAGAGCGTCTGACGAGAGTCAAGGCAATCTTTCCGAGGTCGACGTAGATCAAAGAGTTATTGCCAAAGGTACAGCCGGTTGTTACCTGGACTCCATCCGCGAAACAACTGTTGTTCTCAACTATTGCCAAGATACTCTCATCAACACTTCCCCCGTAATCAAGCCTGCCGACGCCGAGCTCTTCCATCGCTATCATGGAGGCTCGGATCCCAAGGATCAGGTACGGGCACACGTGTTCATGGAATTCCTTGGCGTAGCTGAGAATTCCCTCATAATCTCGCGCTCTTACGAGTCTGTTGATCTGAAGCATCGTATCACCAGATTAGTATTTAGTGTTACTAATTTAAATCATTTTTGCTTTTTGGTAGCACCGGGTTCTGAAGACTTCTTGAGGATTTTCGCGTTCAGCTCAGGGTAACTGCTCCTTGGCTG is a genomic window containing:
- a CDS encoding FmdE family protein — translated: MLQINRLVRARDYEGILSYAKEFHEHVCPYLILGIRASMIAMEELGVGRLDYGGSVDESILAIVENNSCFADGVQVTTGCTFGNNSLIYVDLGKIALTLVRRSDWQGVRVYIDGEKLEKYYTPETTELFDRVVKRREGTDEEVERLWQLWEETAKKMLYLPRREFKVERVKVEPIEHAPIFESVRCAKCGELVMATKVIYMEGKPFCLKCAGERYYAVTGSGIVEMRKDED